From a region of the Triticum aestivum cultivar Chinese Spring chromosome 7D, IWGSC CS RefSeq v2.1, whole genome shotgun sequence genome:
- the LOC123166225 gene encoding putative receptor-like protein kinase At4g00960, protein MDHEVLERILDGRENPTNLSLSLLKDITENFSEDREIGHGGFATVYKGVLPNGNVAVKRIKSSHSIKETLFYHEVDSLLNIEHENIIRFLGFCASTDQTAIKIEGLKQHIYAEVRERLLCFEYVSNGSLRKYITDELRGLKWDTRYEIIRGICEGLYHLHHEKKIYHMDMKPENILLDNDMVPKITDFGLSRLDEKSQTMCEVRLGSLGYCAPEYIIQGKMSFKSDMFSLGVIIIELVTGQKVIPKNKNNVFRRWRHRWRKTGKETQLVYQQVSKCMEIGLLCQEIDPSKRPFIWDIIDDIRQEECVNGSIRNVSQYKFGQTSSYAPLEVQVIYGLLSLVVSILCYTQWWSYSPASHDSCLGSGVDPHSTHCIK, encoded by the exons ATGGATCATGAGGTCCTGGAGCGTATACTTGATGGAAGAGAAAATCCGACAAATCTATCACTCTCACTTTTGAAGGATATCACCGAAAATTTCTCAGAGGATCGAGAAATCGGCCATGGTGGATTTGCAACTGTTTATAAG GGAGTGCTCCCGAATGGGAACGTTGCGGTAAAGAGGATAAAGAGCAGTCATTCAATCAAGGAGACATTGTTTTATCACGAAGTTGACAGCCTGTTGAACATTGAACATGAAAATATTATACggtttcttggcttctgtgctagCACAGATCAGACGGCAATAAAAATTGAAGGATTGAAACAACATATTTATGCCGAGGTACGAGAAAGACTACTCTGTTTTGAGTATGTCAGCAATGGAAGCCTGAGAAAGTATATTACAG ATGAATTAAGGGGACTTAAATGGGACACACGTTATGAAATAATTAGAGGCATTTGTGAAGGTTTGTACCATCTGCACCATGAAAAGAAAATATACCATATGGATATGAAACCTGAGAATATACTGCTAGACAATGATATGGTTCCGAAAATCACTGATTTTGGTTTATCGAGACTCGATGAGAAGTCACAAACCATGTGTGAAGTTCGTCTTGGATCACT CGGATACTGTGCTCCAGAATACATAATTCAGGGAAAGATGTCATTCAAATCAGACATGTTCAGTTTGGGAGTTATAATTATTGAACTAGTGACAGGACAAAAGGTGATCCCCAAGAATAAAAACAAT GTATTTAGGAGATGGAGGCACAGATGGAGGAAAACAGGGAAGGAAACACAGTTGGTTTACCAACAAGTATCAAAATGCATGGAAATTGGGTTACTTTGTCAGGAAATTGACCCGTCCAAACGACCTTTTATATGGGATATCATAGATGATATCAGACAAGAGGAATGTGTCAATGGGTCAATTAGAAATGTCTCTCAATATAAGTTTGGACAGACAAGCTCGTATGCTCCCTTAGAAGTACAAGTTATCTATGGACTACTCTCCCTAGTTGTCTCCATCTTATGTTATACACAATGGTGGAGCTACAGTCCAGCCAGCCACGACAGCTGCCTGGGCTCTGGAGTGGATCCTCATTCAACCCACTGCATTAAATGA